Genomic window (Methanococcus voltae):
TATTTGGTGTACTCGTAGCAATGTTATTTAACCCAGGTGTTGGTTTCACACCTCAGCAAGTTGCAAGTTCAGTTGCACAAGTTGGTGTACAACCATCTGCTGATATTATTGGTATTTTATTAGGAATGTTCGCAAATCCTTTTGCATCACTCGCACAAGGTAATTTCTTGCCCATTATTGTTTTCGCAATTTTATTTGGTGTTGCTACAAGATTGGTAGCCGATAAACCACTTGACGAAGAAGAATCAAAGAGAGCATTCGCTTTAATCGATTTTGCTAAGTCAGTTAACGCTTCAATGTTTAAAATTGTTAATTGGGTTATGGAATACGCTCCAATCGGTGTTTTAGCTTTGACAATTGTAAACTTTGGGACTTACGGTTCTGACTTACTCGGAAGCTATGGACAAATAGTTATCGGTATTGTACTCGGTATTTTAGGATTAATAGCATTTGTATACTCTGGATTATTGATTTTAATCGGAAGAGAAAACCCATTAAAAATATTCAATAAAATTAAGGAAGCTATGGTTACAGCATTCGCTACAAGAAGTAGTGCGGCTACATTACCGGTTTCAATGGAAGTTGCAAGAGACGAATTAGGTGTGAAGGAAGAATTAGCTTCATTTACATTACCATTAGGTGCTACAATCAATATGGACGGAGTTTGTATTCACTTACCAATGTGGGCTTTCTTCGCTGCAAATATGTTTGGTATCTCAATGACAATTGATTCAATTCTCGTTATGGTAATTACAACCGTATTGGCTTCAATTGGTGCTGGTGGCGTACCAGGTGGAAGTTTAATGCTTTTATTCATTATTTTAGGTACTATGGGATTAGCACCTGAACAAATAGCGATTGTTGTTTCATTAGCTATTGCAGTGAACCCAATTTTAGATATGTTCGAAACTATGAACAACGTTACCGGTGATTTGGTAATGACTTACTTAGTTGGTAAAACTGAAGGCTTAGTCGACGAAAACGTTCAAAAAAAGTTATAAAAAGTTATAAAAAGTTATAAAAAAGTATAATATTCTAAATCAAAATGTCAAATCTAAATAAACTATATAAATAAACTATCTAACTAACAAATTATTTAAATTAACTAACTAAAAATATAATATAAAATATTTATTTCTTTTTTATTGTTAAATTATAATTTAAAATTATAGTTTATTCAAAATTTATCACACATACTGCCATATAGGAAAATTTTAAGCCATTTTCTATTTTATCAAGCAATTCAACGAGCTTAAACGTTGTTATTTTTTCATTAGGATACGATAAATTTTCACAAATTGTAATTTTTAAATCTTGTAGATTACCGATATTCTTATTATCTTTATTAGTATTATTTTTATTAGTATTATCTTTATTGATATTTGCAGTATATAATAAATATTCTACATCTTTTTTTATTTCACTCGGTAAAAATATTACATTTTGTTTATTGCTCACCATATTGCACAGTAAATCACGATTGTGCTCTTTACCGTGCAATGTAAGTATATTGTAGTCATCCCAAGATATTTTTAATTTTGCACAAGCTACTTGTATCGATGAAATACCTGATATGACCGTTATATCATCTTTATTTACGCCCAAACTTAACATAGTTTTTAACAAACCGCTAAAACACGGGTCTCCTGTTGATAAAATACCTATGGATTTATTTTTAAATTTTTCATCAAAAGCTATATCTTTCAAAGTTTCCCGGAGATTTTTTGATAAATAAATTATTTCTTTATCTTTTAATTTTAAATCTACATCTACATCTACATCTAATTTTATGTTTAAATTTGCATTTTTATTAAAATTTATAATGGATTCTACACTTCTACGACTGCCTACTAATACATCCATATTATAAATTGTATTTAACGCCGTAAATGTCAATAAATCACTGTTTCCCGCCCCAATTCCGATAATATAAATCATTTTACACACCTATTATTGTATAACATACTACACGTTTATTCGTCATAGAATATCGATTATATAGTTTATATAATTTTACAAACATATAATTATACGCAATTAAAATTATTAAACCAAATTATTGAAATCGTTGCAGTAAATCAAAAAAGCACGAGGTAGCGATACTATGATACACAGAGACCCTCAAAATTCAAATAATACTGATAAGGATAATGAAAATAAAAGGGCTTTGAGTGAAAAAGGATATTTTATCAAAGTGTACAATAGTTTAACAAATACTATGGAAAAATTTAGACCCTTAGAGCAAAAAGCCGTAAAAATGTATATTTGCGGACCTACGGTTTATGATTCGTCTCATTTAGGACACGGTCGTACATACGTGTCTTTTGATGTAATAAAAAGATATTTGGAACATAAGGGATACAACGTCTATTTAGTTATTAATTTCACTGATATCGATGATAAAATAATAAATAAAGCTAAAAATCTTAAAGTAGATTGTAAAAACGTATCTGAGGAAAATATTGCTTCTTTTTTAAAAGATATGCTTTCTTTAGGCGTAGAACCTGCAAACGTATATCCTAAAGTTACACAATCCATTTCTGAGATTATAGACTTTATTGGCGTTTTGGTGGAAAAAGATTATGCCTATATCGCAAAAGACGGAGTTTATTTTAACGTTCGAAAATTTAGGCAATATGGTAGACTTAGTAATATAAATTTAGACAAATTAAAGCCTAAATCCAAAGAAGCTCAAAATAATAATGAAAATAATAATGAAAATAATAATGAAAAT
Coding sequences:
- a CDS encoding cobalt-precorrin-7 (C(5))-methyltransferase, producing the protein MIYIIGIGAGNSDLLTFTALNTIYNMDVLVGSRRSVESIINFNKNANLNIKLDVDVDVDLKLKDKEIIYLSKNLRETLKDIAFDEKFKNKSIGILSTGDPCFSGLLKTMLSLGVNKDDITVISGISSIQVACAKLKISWDDYNILTLHGKEHNRDLLCNMVSNKQNVIFLPSEIKKDVEYLLYTANINKDNTNKNNTNKDNKNIGNLQDLKITICENLSYPNEKITTFKLVELLDKIENGLKFSYMAVCVINFE
- a CDS encoding dicarboxylate/amino acid:cation symporter, which gives rise to MSNKIINAYTSIPLVARMLGALVIGLPIGLAISFYSPDLINVISAYLSPFGTVLVNMLKMIVIPIIFFSLIAGAASIPLGKLGKVGIKTILWYLMTSLFASLFGVLVAMLFNPGVGFTPQQVASSVAQVGVQPSADIIGILLGMFANPFASLAQGNFLPIIVFAILFGVATRLVADKPLDEEESKRAFALIDFAKSVNASMFKIVNWVMEYAPIGVLALTIVNFGTYGSDLLGSYGQIVIGIVLGILGLIAFVYSGLLILIGRENPLKIFNKIKEAMVTAFATRSSAATLPVSMEVARDELGVKEELASFTLPLGATINMDGVCIHLPMWAFFAANMFGISMTIDSILVMVITTVLASIGAGGVPGGSLMLLFIILGTMGLAPEQIAIVVSLAIAVNPILDMFETMNNVTGDLVMTYLVGKTEGLVDENVQKKL